A genome region from Deinococcus ruber includes the following:
- a CDS encoding TMEM175 family protein: MLSFFKGPNRIEAFSDGVFAIALTLLILEIKAPNIGENGTSAALWAGLAHLWPSYLSYLLAFLTVLVSWIGHHIIIGQVRRVDFPLLLANGFFLLTVSFLPFPTSIVAEHLRGESGTAAMVVYALANLLNSAAFVGLVAATVHLNPETAVVLAGVRRNAMIGIGWCLLCAGVAYLSPVVSLLMVAALWVWWIRPQNAGV; the protein is encoded by the coding sequence ATGCTCTCTTTCTTTAAAGGCCCCAACCGCATCGAAGCTTTCAGTGACGGGGTGTTCGCCATCGCCCTGACGCTGCTCATTCTGGAAATCAAAGCGCCCAACATCGGAGAAAACGGCACCTCGGCGGCGCTATGGGCCGGGCTGGCTCATCTGTGGCCGTCGTATCTGTCGTATCTGCTGGCCTTTCTGACGGTGCTGGTGTCGTGGATCGGGCACCACATCATCATCGGGCAGGTGCGGCGGGTCGATTTTCCGCTGCTGCTCGCCAACGGCTTTTTTCTGCTGACCGTCTCGTTTCTGCCGTTTCCCACCAGCATCGTGGCCGAGCATCTGCGCGGCGAGTCCGGCACGGCAGCGATGGTGGTGTATGCGCTCGCCAACCTGCTCAACAGTGCAGCCTTCGTGGGGCTGGTGGCGGCGACGGTTCATCTGAATCCTGAGACGGCTGTGGTGCTGGCAGGCGTGCGCCGCAATGCCATGATCGGCATAGGGTGGTGCCTGCTCTGCGCGGGCGTGGCCTATCTCAGCCCGGTGGTGTCGCTGCTGATGGTGGCGGCGCTGTGGGTGTGGTGGATTCGCCCGCAGAATGCCGGAGTCTGA